A segment of the Thermoplasmatales archaeon genome:
GCCGTTTGGCTATTGCAGCCAAATCATTATAATTTTTTATAAAGTTTTGCTTACTTGCACTGTCAACTATATTTAGGAATTTCTTTGTGTCATTCATTGTTTTAACAAACATGTAGAGAAATGCCATTACAAGAATGATTCCGAGAACAAATATCCAGTATTCCCACGTTCCAGTATACGACAACGAAACCCTGAGTGGCGCGTGGAACAAAAGATCGTTTGAAGTGATAACAAGCAGAATCACGCCTATGGCAAATAACACTATGTACGCGTATTGCTGTATTGATCGAAATGAGAAGCTCATG
Coding sequences within it:
- a CDS encoding DUF3198 domain-containing protein, whose amino-acid sequence is MSFSFRSIQQYAYIVLFAIGVILLVITSNDLLFHAPLRVSLSYTGTWEYWIFVLGIILVMAFLYMFVKTMNDTKKFLNIVDSASKQNFIKNYNDLAAIAKRLGPKYEEQFKQTAEKWHIK